CGACCGCGCCCAGGAAATTGACGATCGCCGAAAGGGGCTGGCTCAACTCATGCGCCAGCGCGCCCGCCATCTCGCCCATCATGCCCAGGCGGGAGACCTGGGCAAGATCGTTGCTCAGCCGGTGGAAGCGTTCCTCGGTGGCGATGGTCGGCCGCATGTCGCGTCCGAACACGACATAGATGCGCGTACCCTCGACCAGCGCATCGCCAACCACGAAGGAGACCGGGACCAGCTCGCCATCGGCGCGGCGCACGGTCACGGGGACCGGCCAGCCACGCTGCCCGGTGCCCGTGCTATAGTCCTTCAGATCGCGCCGTACCGCGCCGCGGCCGCGCGGATCCTCGATCAGGTCGCCGATCCGGGTCCCGACCAGCGCCTCGGGCGCGTAGCCCAGCATCTCTCCGGCGGTGGCGCTGCAGGCGCGCACCACGCCGCGCTCGTTGCACACGAACATCGCATCGGGGACGGTGGCGAGGATGGCGCGCCGCTCGGCCTCGCCATCACGCAGCGCCTCTTCGCGCTCACGGCGCTCGGTGACGTCGAGATGGGTGCCGAGCAGCCGGATCGGACGCCCCGCGGGATCGCGGATGATCCGCGCCCAGCCTTCCGCCATGCGCGGCGAGCCATCGGGATAATGGAAGCTGAAATCGAAATGGAGCCGGTCGTCACCACCCTCCACCGCACGATCGACGACCTTGCGGATCTGCCGGCTATGCTCGTTCTGCCAATGGTCGGAAGTGGCGCCCTCGGCCGCTCCGCCGAAGAAGCTTTCGCCGGGGGTCGTCCAGATCGTCCGCCGCTCGATCAGGTCGACCTCATAGATGAAGATGCCCTGGACCGAGACGGCGGTGGCCAGCCGGGCCTCGCTGAGACGCAACGCATCCTCGGCGTGGCGCTGCTCGGTCACGTCGGTCACCGCGATCACCGCCGAGCAGCGGCCACCCTCATGCTGGACCAGCTTGACATGGTCGTTGACCACCAGCTCATGCCCGTCGCGGTGGCACTCGACCATCTCCTTGCTGATCCGGCCCTCGGCCTTCAGCTGGCGCCACAGGTCGTCGGGCGATTCGCCGGCCTGGGTGGCCAGCAGATCGCGCCGCATCCGGCCCACCGCCTGGGCGGCGGTCCAGCCGTACAGCTCCTCGCAGCCGCGCGACCAGTGGCGGATCACCCCCTGGTCGTCGACCACCATGACCGCCGCCAGCTCGACGGCGTCGACCAGCTCGTGCTGGTCGGCCTTCTCGCGCGCGGCCGGGCGGACCCGCCACGACCAGACCAGCGCGGCCGCGGCGCCGAGCACCGCGAACACCAGCGCGGCGATCTGCGCCGCATCGGCCGCGTCGATCGGCGACGAGATGTAGGCGGCCTCGATGATCGCCCAGACGATGATCACGACGAACAGCGCCGAAAGACCAAGGGTTCGACGATCGAGCGCCATACGCGGCTGGCCGCGCGGCATCACAGGTTCGGCCCGCGTCTGCGTATCCCCCCCTTTCGGGAACCAGCGGTGTGCAGGGCGCAGAGTAGCATCGCGCTAAATATCGGAAAAGTTGCAGATTTACGGCCTTGAAGCCGCGGCCGGAGAGCCTTAGCTTGGGCGATCCACCGATATCGGCGCACCCGCCATCGCCAGGATCCTGTGCGCCTGGTCGAGATGCAGGCGCTCGACCATCTCGCCGCCGACCCGGATCGCGCCCTTTCCCGCATTTTCCGGTGCCGCGAAGCCTGCCACCGCCGCCTCGGCCCAGGCGATCTCCTCCGCGTCCGGGCCGAAGCCGCGATTGGCGATCTCGATCTGGCGGGGATGGATCAGCGTCTTGCCGTCGAAGCCATAGGCCCGCGCCTCCACGCATTGCCGCGCCAGCCCCTCCTCGTCGTCGAAGGCGTTGTACACGCCGTCGAGGATGGCGAGCCCATGGCCCTTGGCGGCCGCTACCGCGAGCGCCATCATGCCCAGGAAGGGTGTCCGCTCGACCGTGAGCCTCGCCCCCATCTCCTTGGCGAGGTCGTTGGTGCCCAGCACGAAGGCGCCCGGCCGTGCCGCCATCGCCTCGGCGATCGCGTCGAGGCGGAAGATCGCCCGGCTGCTTTCGACCATCGCCCAGAAACCCATGCCGGCCGGCGCATTGGCCATCGCCGCATGATAG
The sequence above is drawn from the Rhizorhabdus dicambivorans genome and encodes:
- a CDS encoding PAS domain-containing sensor histidine kinase; translated protein: MPRGQPRMALDRRTLGLSALFVVIIVWAIIEAAYISSPIDAADAAQIAALVFAVLGAAAALVWSWRVRPAAREKADQHELVDAVELAAVMVVDDQGVIRHWSRGCEELYGWTAAQAVGRMRRDLLATQAGESPDDLWRQLKAEGRISKEMVECHRDGHELVVNDHVKLVQHEGGRCSAVIAVTDVTEQRHAEDALRLSEARLATAVSVQGIFIYEVDLIERRTIWTTPGESFFGGAAEGATSDHWQNEHSRQIRKVVDRAVEGGDDRLHFDFSFHYPDGSPRMAEGWARIIRDPAGRPIRLLGTHLDVTERREREEALRDGEAERRAILATVPDAMFVCNERGVVRACSATAGEMLGYAPEALVGTRIGDLIEDPRGRGAVRRDLKDYSTGTGQRGWPVPVTVRRADGELVPVSFVVGDALVEGTRIYVVFGRDMRPTIATEERFHRLSNDLAQVSRLGMMGEMAGALAHELSQPLSAIVNFLGAVDLMLDAGDATDPHRLRHALQRASEQATRAGEIIRRLRAFILRGEADMRGEALPSLVREAAALALFNSSSFGIRLSYDFESESRLVLCDRIQIQQVLVNLIRNAADAMAAQGGGRRELLISTQMARDNLIQIEVQDSGPGIAAEMLERLFSPFATTKREGLGFGLAISRRIVEAHGGQLAAGPAPDGGAVFRFTLPVMEEAA
- a CDS encoding HpcH/HpaI aldolase/citrate lyase family protein; this translates as MTIRPRRSALYMPASNSRAIEKARSLPCDVVILDLEDSVAPEAKAEARANAVAAVRDGGFGGREVVIRVNAFGTPWAEDDLKAAAASGADAILAPKVGDAHMVGRYHAAMANAPAGMGFWAMVESSRAIFRLDAIAEAMAARPGAFVLGTNDLAKEMGARLTVERTPFLGMMALAVAAAKGHGLAILDGVYNAFDDEEGLARQCVEARAYGFDGKTLIHPRQIEIANRGFGPDAEEIAWAEAAVAGFAAPENAGKGAIRVGGEMVERLHLDQAHRILAMAGAPISVDRPS